A genomic segment from Diospyros lotus cultivar Yz01 chromosome 5, ASM1463336v1, whole genome shotgun sequence encodes:
- the LOC127801440 gene encoding DNA polymerase zeta catalytic subunit isoform X3 yields the protein MLESVQEGDACTQLISLSLEKVLKLKASAGLKRQHVHGCSLVRARRFYGYHSSEELFVKIYLYHPHDVSRAANLLLGGAVLDRSFQPHESHIPFLLQFLVDYNLYGMAHLHASKMKFRHPVPNASGRERYRCNETRLGRDNPTYTSEGFQADSRGDESLRSPIWISSTVPDGWIWECQCQLESSSCEDVHHVKRQSTCELEGDITVDEILNQQFKMYSSLSQTRSDLKMVQSLIPIWEEYERTGVHDVALASDPEKPLPKDVLRTLSLGLDEFECKFVEHCKETANDLPCTQSEKVLTRYSTVEGTMVEVGLCDMKEAGGEALKCLKLGSKTGMVLPPDLPCEHDNIIVPGEGKLLYPKQLLASDMQPTTTKTTMQSSDVKVVDKEAMGLLGWLASSQAAEDINSDDDLACETILTPLLPATTIDKVLEKANMDFESESQQECKDILDSVENLIDFEVIGERTSSTNHNYLNQSSSGIPQMDGSADDQNSIPDNDKSSMEISNEIKRFLDDDVQQVTRASLTSSSKRSKPLWGSLPFSSKQEMNDVVQPPSKCYNEMNKHKFTGSIVGNDADIVYVSKEESTLVGCSVRDLMRKKRCFHSEPSEFESQGIQKAVSKEELHQKQLSTGILQNHGQDIQEMSIGHCKKDNMDEPQFVGSMEPETFDSCIGKSDRQVKDTNLSVPPSSVSSAITLGENSVELIGMTFHKKPPLLNQTVGTLDTPMSYANIAQRNFLQGEESFERTSAVQRQLIEEFPPFFGKDCLVDGDIQKKSPSSNELDHHECVIGVPTHYQNDGSYLYMLTPVFSPPSADTVSRWLLHDNSVDDLGEHTKAVSVDSPSPKGFSGSQISSQGSLIDEKHSPQCGSVFRADHVMDEQKQQSHKDLITEINPCVVGENAIGQIEYNIVKQEECSDCPLDISQISGPDGKSKPTPLSQIGFQDPASFGGGQQLTLLSIEVQAETRGDLRPDPRFDAVNIIVLAFQEDNDSSLDVYVLLRSDTDHHSNLNGISGCKMLVSLEEKQLFSHFMNIICSTDPDILIGWDIQGSSLGFLAERAIHLGINLLNCISRISTKTKVAAKESSLSEGGLPEPVDTESIPLEDPVIEDEWGRTHASGIHVGGRVVLNVWRLMRGELKLNMYTVEAVTEAVLRRKVPSIPYKVLARWFSSGPGQARYRCIEYMVGRANLNLEIINQLDMINRTSELARIFGIDFFSVLSRGSQYRVESMFLRLAHTQNYVAISPGSQQVASQPAMECLPLVMEPESGFYMDPVVVLDFQSLYPSMIIAYNLCFCTCLGNIMPSKANTLGVSSYSPDLHVLRSLKDEILLTPNGVMYVPSKVRKGVLPRLLEEILSTRIMVKQAMKKLASSQQVLRRIFNARQLALKLIANVTYGYTAAGFSGRMPCAELADSIVQCGRRTLENAISFVNSHDKWKAEVIYGDTDSMFVLLRGRSIKEAFEIGNDIASAVTAANPNPVTLKMEKVYHPCFLLTKKRYVGYSYENPDQVKPIFDAKGIETVRRDTCPAVAKIMEQSLRIFFEHKDIHKVKAYLLRQWTRILSGRVSLQDFVFAKEVRLGAYSSRTSSSLPPAAIVATKAMRVDPRAEPRYAERIPYVVVHGEPGSRLVDMVVDPLDLLAINSPFRLNDTYYITKQIIPALQRVFGLVGADLNQWFSDMPRPVREFVAKRHSFPPSSHRTRIDYYYLSKHCILCGDLVQGAAHLCGKCSKNKAASVTAIVGRTSKLEKEIQHLAAICRHCGGGDWLLESGVKCTSLACSVFYERRKVQKELQSLSSIATDAGLYPRCMVEWF from the exons GTTGACTATAATTTGTACGGCATGGCTCACCTACATGCGTCAAAGATGAAGTTCCGTCATCCTGTCCCAAATGCTTCTGGTCGGGAAAGGTATCGCTGCAATGAGACTAGACTGGGGAGAGATAATCCAACTTACACATCTGAAGGTTTTCAG GCAGATTCCCGTGGAGATGAATCATTGCGTTCACCAATTTGGATCTCATCCACTGTTCCAGATGGCTGGATCTGGGAATGTCAATGCCAACTTGAATCTTCATCCTGTGAAGATGTCCACCATGTTAAACGGCAAAGCACCTGTGAACTTGAGGGTGATATTACTGTAGATG AGATACTTAATCAGCAGTTTAAGATGTactcatctctctctcaaacacGTTCAGATTTGAAAATGGTTCAGTCACTGATACCAATTTGGGAG GAGTATGAGAGGACTGGGGTGCATGACGTAGCATTAGCTTCTGATCCTGAAAAACCACTTCCAAAAGACGTCTTAAGGACTCTCTCCCTTGGGCTTGATGAATTTGAATGTAAatttgttgaacattgcaaGGAAACAGCAAATGATTTGCCTTGCACACAATCTGAGAAAGTGCTAACGAGATATTCAACCGTTGAGGGAACTATGGTCGAAGTTGGGCTCTGTGACATGAAAGAAGCTGGTGGAGAAGCtttgaaatgtttgaaattaGGTAGCAAAACAGGGATGGTGTTGCCACCGGATTTGCCCTGTGAACATGACAATATTATTGTACCTGGAGAGGGAAAATTGTTGTATCCTAAACAATTGCTTGCCAGTGACATGCaaccaacaacaacaaaaacaacaatgcAAAGTTCTGATGTGAAG GTTGTGGATAAGGAGGCAATGGGGCTCCTGGGTTGGCTTGCCTCCTCTCAGGCTGCAGAAGATATAAACTCTGATGATGACTTAGCTTGTGAAACTATTTTGACTCCTCTGTTACCTGCAACAACCATTGATAAGGTGTTGGAAAAAGCTAATATGGATTTTGAAAGTGAATCTCAACAGGAATGCAAAGACATTCTTGATTCAGTTGAAAATTTAATTGACTTTGAAGTCATAGGAGAAAGAACTTCTTCCACGAATCATAATTATTTGAACCAATCTTCATCAGGGATACCCCAAATGGATGGTTCTGCTGACGATCAAAATTCTATACCTGATAATGACAAGTCTTCGATGGAAATATCCAATGAAATTAAGAGGTTTCTTGATGATGATGTGCAACAAGTAACTCGTGCAAGCTTGACCAGTTCAAGCAAAAGAAGTAAGCCACTATGGGGTTCTTTACCATTTTCATCTAAGCAAGAGATGAATGATGTTGTACAACCTCCTAGTAAATGCTACAATGAAATGAACAAACACAAGTTTACAGGTTCTATAGTGGGAAATGATGCAGATATAGTTTATGTGTCAAAGGAAGAAAGTACACTAGTTGGATGTTCTGTGCGTGATTTGATGAGGAAAAAGCGATGTTTCCACTCAGAGCCTTCTGAATTTGAGAGTCAAGGGATCCAAAAGGCTGTTTCTAAAGAGGAACTTCACCAAAAACAGTTAAGCACTGGAATACTGCAGAATCATGGACAAGACATTCAAGAAATGTCCATAGGACATTGCAAGAAAGATAATATGGATGAGCCACAATTTGTTGGTTCAATGGAACCTGAAACTTTTGATTCATGTATTGGCAAATCTGATCGACAAGTAAAAGATACTAATTTATCTGTCCCTCCCAGTTCAGTTTCATCAGCTATCACTTTGGGAGAAAATTCGGTGGAACTTATTGGCATGACCTTTCATAAGAAACCCCCTCTGTTGAACCAGACTGTTGGGACATTGGACACTCCCATGTCATATGCCAACATTGCCCAGCGCAATTTTCTTCAGGGAGAAGAAAGTTTTGAAAGAACatcag CTGTTCAGAGACAACTTATTGAAGAATTCCCCCCATTTTTTGGGAAGGACTGCCTGGTAGATGGAGATATTCAGAAGAAGAGCCCAAGTAGTAATGAGTTGGATCATCATGAATGTGTTATAGGTGTCCCTACCCACTACCAAAATGATGGCTCTTACTTATACATGTTGACACCTGTGTTTTCACCCCCATCTGCAGATACTGTTTCTAGATGGCTATTGCATGATAACTCAG TTGATGATTTAGGAGAACACACTAAAGCAGTGTCAGTGGACTCACCATCTCcaaaag GCTTTTCTGGCAGTCAGATTAGTTCACAAGGTTCTTTGATTGATGAAAAGCATTCACCACAATGTGGTTCAGTATTCAGAGCAGATCATGTTATGGATGAGCAAAAACAACAAAGCCATAAGGATCTCATTACTGAAATAAATCCTTGTGTTGTGGGTGAAAATGCAATAGGCCAGATTGAATATAATATTGTGAAGCAGGAAGAATGCTCTGATTGTCCACTGGATATCTCACAGATTTCTGGTCCTGATGGCAAATCAAAGCCCACACCTCTGAGTCAAATTGGATTCCAAGATCCAGCAAGTTTTGGTGGGGGTCAACAGCTAACATTGTTAAGTATAGAG GTTCAAGCAGAAACAAGAGGCGACTTACGACCTGACCCTCGATTTGATGCCGTCAACATTATAGTTCTTGCTTTTCAGGAAGATAATGATTCCAGCTTGGATGTTTATGTGCTATTGCGAAGTGACACTGATCATCATAG TAATCTTAATGGAATATCTGGTTGCAAAATGTTAGTTTCTTTGGAAGAGAAGCAGTTATTCAGTCATTTCATGAATATCATTTGTTCAACTGATCCGGATATATTAATTGGTTGGGACATTCAAGGCAGTTCTCTTGGCTTTCTGGCTGAAAGAGCCATACATCTGGGCATCAATTTGCTTAATTGCATATCTCGTATATCAACCAAAACTAAGGTGGCTGCTAAAGAGTCATCTCTGTCTGAAGGTGGACTTCCAGAACCTGTGGACACCGAATCAATTCCACTTGAAGACCCAGTGATTGAGGATGAATGGGGTCGGACTCATGCTAGTGGTATTCATGTTGGTGGTAGAGTTGTCCTCAATGTTTGGCGGCTGATGCGTGGTGAACTTAAACTTAATATGTACACGGTGGAAGCTGTAACTGAAGCTGTTCTCAGGCGAAAAGTTCCATCAATTCCATATAAGGTATTGGCAAGATGGTTTTCAAGTGGTCCTGGGCAAGCAAGGTACCGATGTATCGAATATATGGTGGGAAGAGCAAATCTGAACCTGGAGATAATAAATCAACTTGACATG ATAAACCGAACTTCTGAACTTGCCCGTATATTTGGGATAGACTTTTTCTCTGTTCTTTCTCGGGGTTCACAGTATCGTGTTGAATCTATGTTTCTGAGATTAGCGCACACACAAAATTATGTGGCCATTTCTCCTGGGAGCCAACAG GTTGCTTCTCAACCAGCAATGGAATGCTTACCTCTTGTAATGGAGCCAGAATCTGGTTTCTATATGGATCCAGTCgttgttttggattttcagtCCCTGTATCCATCAATGATAATTGCTTACAATCTCTGTTTCTGCACATGCCTTGGGAATATAATGCCTTCAAAAGCAAACACACTTGGAGTTAGTTCATATTCTCCAGATCTACATGTTCTACGGAGCCTTAAGGATGAAATTTTACTCACTCCTAATGGTGTTATGTATGTTCCTTCAAAG GTCCGTAAAGGTGTACTACCACGTCTATTGGAGGAAATATTATCTACTAGAATTATGGTGAAACAAGCAATGAAGAAATTGGCCTCTTCACAGCAAGTTCTTCGCAGG ATATTTAATGCAAGACAGCTTGCTCTAAAGCTAATAGCAAATGTGACGTATGGCTACACAGCTGCTGGATTTAGTGGACGCATGCCTTGTGCAGAACTTGCAGATAGCATTGTTCAATGTGGCcgcagaacacttgaaaatgCTATATCATTTGTAAATTCACATGATAAATGGAAGGCTGAAGTAATTTATGGTGACACAGATAG TATGTTTGTTCTCCTAAGAGGACGCTCTATTAAAGAAGCATTTGAAATTGGGAATGATATTGCATCGGCAGTAACTGCAGCTAATCCAAACCCAGTTACATTGAAGATGGAGAAGGTCTATCATCCTTGCTTCCTCCTTACAAAGAAGCGCTATGTGGGTTATAGTTATGAGAACCCTGACCAAGTTAAACCTATATTTGATGCTAAAGGTATTGAGACAGTTCGCAGAGATACATGCCCAGCTGTAGCCAAGATAATGGAGCAATCTTTGAGGATTTTTTTTGAGCACAAGGATATCCACAAG GTTAAAGCATACTTGCTCCGTCAGTGGACACGGATTTTATCTGGCAGGGTTTCTCTTCAAGATTTTGTTTTTGCAAAGGAGGTCCGTTTAGGTGCCTACAGTTCAAGGACTTCTTCATCACTTCCACCTGCTGCAATTGTGGCAACTAAAGCAATGAGAGTTGATCCAAGGGCAGAGCCACGATATGCAGAACGAATACCATATGTTGTAGTCCATGGGGAACCCGGGTCGCGTCTGGTTGATATGGTAGTGGATCCCCTGGATCTTCTGGCCATTAATTCCCCTTTCAGATTAAATGATACCTATTACATCACTAAACAGATCATACCAGCTTTGCAGCGGGTATTTGGACTTGTTGGAGCTGACCTGAATCAATGGTTTTCAGATATGCCTCGCCCTGTTCGGGAATTTGTGGCTAAACGCCATTCTTTTCCTCCAAGTTCACATCGGACTAGAATAGATTATTACTATCTCTCAAAGCATTGTATCCTTTGTGGTGACTTGGTCCAGGGTGCTGCCCATTTATGTGGGAAATGTTCAAAAAACAAAGCAGCTTCTGTGACAGCTATTGTCGGAAGAACCTCAAAGTTGGAAAAGGAGATCCAACACCTCGCTGCT ATTTGTCGGCATTGTGGAGGCGGGGACTGGCTTCTGGAGAGCGGTGTAAAATGCACATCGCTGGCATGCTCAGTTTTCTATGAGAGGCGGAAAGTTCAGAAAGAGCTGCAGTCTCTCTCCTCCATTGCAACAGATGCAGGCTTATACCCAAGATGCATGGTCGAGTGGTTTTGA